A single Watersipora subatra chromosome 7, tzWatSuba1.1, whole genome shotgun sequence DNA region contains:
- the LOC137400507 gene encoding zinc finger MYM-type protein 1-like: protein MSLRTIASRQPGVNIRSLKSVTHHLKERHQLSGFSGRKKQQLSKFYCTLSQGQEQPQEPEEVEQEEIREPEIQTDTPAHADAGLVKPKPLEVEALKFLARQNMAIRGRTTKKDNPKAHYVHCHAHALNLAIADSSRKHDTQGNYGRCQRPVLSYNLSQEKPHAGVIEEMCLTGSFRWKTGRIVSFCPTRWTVCVETLSKVLANYSYLLELWPLVRAESSDPTSISQVIGGDKDYFIFELKLDIKLVSLTYKLSKTLQTSKLSAVDKQKLVKKTIDVLETMKEQFLSFKEEVDKEREQLGINLPKEPRAKRALIRYDETNYTTAQLTSDQTLRKNYKEVLDLAINGIKKRFRQEGMTVYSNIERVLTDPTCDMQVITKLCSLYQIDRPTFESELFSLHMTIKAANVIDFISTSKADCFAFKTLFPTINDLLVIIVLPATNASSERSFSAFKRLKTAMRNSMGQQRLNHPLWLHA from the exons ATGAGTCTGAGAACAATAGCAAGTCGGCAGCCTGGCGTGAATATTAGGTCATTGAAGTCGGTGACACACCACCTAAAAGAAAGGCACCAACTCTCAGGATTTTCTGGGCGGAAAAAGCAGCAG CTTTCTAAATTCTATTGCACTCTAAGTCAAGGTCAAGAGCAGCCTCAAGAACCAGAGGAAGTAGAACAAGAAGAAATAAGAGAGCCAGAGATCCAGACTGACACACCTGCACATGCTGATGCTGGTCTAGTTAAACCTAAACCGCTTGAAG TCGAAGCTTTGAAGTTCCTTGCCAGACAGAACATGGCCATCAGGGGTCGCACCACCAAAAAA GATAACCCCAAGGCTCATTACGTTCACTGCCATGCACATGCTCTAAATCTAGCCATTGCTGACTCTTCAAGAAAGCACGATACTCAAGGAAACTATGGCCGTTGTCAAAGACCTGTGCTCTCTTATAACTTATCTCAAGAGAAACCACATGCTGGAGTCATTGAAGAAATGTGCCTCACTGGAAGTTTCAGATGGAAAACTGGGAGAATAGTGTCATTTTGTCCAACAAG atGGACTGTTTGTGTAGAGACTTTATCTAAGGTTTTGGCAAACTACAGCTATCTTCTGGAGTTGTGGCCTTTAGTGAGAGCAGAGTCCAGTGACCCAACATCGATCAGTCAAGTGATTGGGGGAGACAAAGATTACTTTATATTTG AACTGAAACTTGACATCAAGCTGGTATCACTTACATACAAGTTGTCCAAAACACTGCAGACCAGTAAGTTATCTGCTGTTGACAAACAGAAGCTGGTTAAAAAGACAATAGATGTGCTAGAGACGATGAAGGAGCAGTTCCTAAGCTTCAAGGAGGAAGTAGACAAGGAAAGAGAGCAGCTAG GCATCAACCTTCCTAAAGAGCCACGTGCTAAGAGAGCACTTATACGATACGATGAGACAAATTACACCACTGCTCAACTCACCTCTGACCAAACGCTAAGGAAGAACTACAAGGAAGTGCTGGACTTGGCCATCAATGGCATTAAGAAAAGGTTTAGGCAGGAGGGTATGACTGTCTACTCCAATATAGAGAGAGTGCTTACTGATCCTACCTGCGATATGCAGGTGATCACCAagctctgctctctatatcagaTAGACAGACCTACTTTTGAGAGCGAATTGTTTTCTTTGCATATGACAATCAAAGCTGCCAATGTCATTGATTTTATCTCTACATCTAAAGCAGATTGCTTTGCATTCAAAACTTTGTTTCCCACTATCAATGACCTGCTTGTCATCATTGTTTTGCCAGCCACAAATGCTAGTAGTGAAAGGTCATTCAGTGCCTTTAAAAGGTTAAAGACAGCCATGCGTAACAGTATGGGTCAACAGAGACTGAATCATCCTCTATGGTTACATGCCTAA